The following coding sequences lie in one Vitis vinifera cultivar Pinot Noir 40024 chromosome 19, ASM3070453v1 genomic window:
- the LOC100258875 gene encoding probable disease resistance protein At4g27220 — translation MEYVEAVLTSIGLLKDMWPSISKCFNYHKILDKNCRTLKEKMERLKSREQDVKIELQNAQYQRKKEKKEVENWLKEVQNMKDDLERMEQEVGKGRIFSRLGFLRQSEEHIEKVDELLERGRFPEGILIDVLRDEGRALLTTQLIGETTTKRNLEKIWTCLEKGEIQSIGVWGMGGIGKTTIVTHIHNLLLEKKDTFGLVYWVTVSKDSSVRKLQDVIAEKINLDLSKEEDERLRSALLFEALQKEKKFVLIFDDVWEVYPPREVGIPIGVDRGKLIITTRSREVCLKMGCKEIIKVEPLYEEEAWELFNKTLERYNALSQKEEKIAKDIVRECAGLPLAIVTTARSMSVAYDIAEWRNALNELREHVKGHTINMENDVFKILEFSYNRLNDEKLQECLLYCALFPEDYKIRRVLLIRYWIAEGLIEEMGSRQAERDRGHAILNKLENVCLLEKCENGKCVKMHDVIRDMAINITRKNSRFMVKTRRNLEDLPNEIEWSNNVERVSLMDSHLSTLMFVPNCPKLSTLFLQKPKFSYPPKGLHEGLPNSFFVHMLSLRVLDLSCTNIALLPDSIYDMVNLRALILCECRELKQVGSLAKLKELRELDLSWNEMETIPNGIEELVLLKHFSWISYHSRQTILPNPLSKLLPNLLQLQCLRHDGEKFLDVGVEELSGLRKLEVLDVNFSSLHNFNSYMKTQHYRRLTHYRVRLSGREYSRLLGSQRNRHGFCKEVEVWECKLTEGGKDNDDYQLVLPTNVQFLQIYTCNDPTSLLDVSPSLKIATDLKACLISKCEGIKYLWWVEDCIDSLNSLFLDLLPNLRVLFKLKPTDNVRCSSLKHLYVSKCHNLKHLLTLELVKNHLQNLQNIYVRSCSQMEDIIVGVEEEDINEKNNPILCFPNFRCLELVDLPKLKGIWKGTMTCDSLQHLLVLKCRNLKRLPFAVSVHINDGNGQRRASTPPLKQIGGDKEWWDGVEWDTHPHAKSVFQPLFVQGKGFRWLKNNWVTSRWRETVDNIFEEV, via the exons ATGGAGTACGTGGAAGCAGTGCTAACAAGCATTGGGCTATTGAAGGATATGTGGCCCTCCATTTCTAAGTGCTTCAACTATCACAAAATTCTTGATAAGAATTGCAGAACTCTCAAAGAGAaaatggagagattgaagagtCGTGAACAAGATGTCAAAATTGAATTACAAAATGCACAATATCAgcgaaagaaagaaaaaaaagaagttgaaaattgGTTGAAAGAAGTGCAAAATATGAAAGATGATCTGGAAAGGATGGAACAAGAAGTtggaaaaggaagaattttcTCAAGATTGGGGTTTCTAAGGCAGTCTGAAGAGCATATAGAAAAAGTAGATGAGCTACTTGAACGCGGTAGATTTCCTGAAGGGATTTTGATTGATGTACTTCGAGATGAAGGAAGGGCATTGTTAACAACACAACTAATAGGTGAAACTACAACCAAAAGAAATTTAGAGAAGATCTGGACATGCTTAGAGAAAGGTGAAATCCAAAGCATTGGAGTTTGGGGAATGGGGGGGATCGGCAAAACAACTATTGTTACTCATATTCACAATCTCCTCTTGGAAAAAAAGGATACTTTCGGCCTTGTCTATTGGGTGACTGTATCAAAAGATTCAAGTGTTCGCAAGTTACAAGATGTCATTgctgagaaaataaatttagatttatcaaaagaagaagatgaaaggtTAAGATCTGCTTTATTATTTGAAGCATTgcagaaagaaaagaaatttgtgCTTATATTTGATGATGTGTGGGAGGTTTATCCACCACGGGAGGTTGGAATTCCAATTGGAGTTGATAGAGGAAAACTCATAATAACCACCAGATCAAGAGAAGTGTGCCTAAAAATGGGGTGCAAGGAAATCATCAAAGTGGAACCTCTTTATGAGGAAGAAGCGTGGGAGCTTTTCAACAAAACACTTGAGCGGTACAATGCACTTagccaaaaagaagaaaaaatagccAAGGACATTGTCAGGGAATGTGCAGGTTTACCTCTTGCCATCGTCACAACAGCTAGAAGTATGAGTGTTGCATATGACATTGCTGAATGGAGGAATGCATTGAATGAATTGAGGGAACATGTTAAAGGGCACACAATTAACATGGAAAATGatgtatttaaaatattggaattCAGCTACAATCGCTTGAATGATGAAAAACTTCAAGAATGTTTGTTGTACTGTGCATTGTTTCCCGAAGATTATAAGATTAGAAGGGTGTTGTTGATCAGATATTGGATTGCTGAGGGGCTTATAGAAGAAATGGGAAGTAGGCAAGCAGAGCGTGATAGAGGGCATGCTATACTGAATAAACTTgaaaatgtgtgtttgttggaaaAATGTGAGAATGGAAAATGTGTAAAGATGCATGATGTGATCAGGGACATGGCTATCAATATAACAAGAAAGAATTCTCGATTCATGGTGAAAACTAGAAGAAATCTGGAAGATCTGCCAAACGAGATAGAGTGGTCAAATAATGTAGAAAGAGTTTCACTAATGGATAGCCATCTTTCAACTTTGATGTTTGTACCAAATTGCCCTAAGCTTTCCACATTGTTTCTTCAAAAACCCAAGTTTTCTTATCCACCTAAAGGTCTACATGAAGGTCTTCCAAATTCCTTCTTTGTGCACATGCTGAGCCTTAGAGTTCTGGACCTGTCATGCACAAACATTGCATTGCTACCAGATTCTATCTATGACATGGTGAATCTTCGAGCTCTAATTCTTTGTGAATGTCGAGAATTAAAGCAAGTAGGTTCATTAGCAAAGCTTAAGGAATTGAGAGAGTTGGATCTCAGTTGGAATGAAATGGAAACAATACCTAATGGGATAGAGGAATTGGTCCTCCTCAAACATTTCAGTTGGATCTCATACCATTCACGCCAGACAATACTTCCCAATCCTCTTTCCAAACTTCTTCCCAATCTTCTTCAACTACAGTGTCTAAGACATGATGGTGAGAAATTTCTGGATGTAGGAGTGGAGGAGTTGAGTGGGTTGAGAAAGTTGGAGGTCCTTGATGTCAATTTCTCCAGCCTACACAATTTCAATAGCTACATGAAGACACAACACTACCGGAGACTTACTCACTATCGTGTTCGATTAAGTGGAAGGGAATATTCTAGGCTTCTAGGGTCGCAAAGAAATCGACATGGTTTTTGTAAAGAAGTAGAAGTGTGGGAATGTAAGCTGACAGAAGGAGGGAAAGACAATGATGACTACCAACTTGTGCTCCCTACCAATGTCCAGTTTTTGCAGATATATACATGTAATGATCCCACTAGCCTATTGGATGTTTCTCCATCTCTCAAGATTGCCACCGATTTAAAAGCAtgtttgatatcaaaatgcGAGGGGATAAAATACTTGTGGTGGGTAGAGGACTGCATTGACTCATTAAACTCATTGTTTCTTGATTTATTGCCAAACTTAAGGGTTCTCTTCAAGTTGAAACCAACAGACAATGTACGTTGTTCCAGTCTCAAGCACTTGTACGTGAGTAAATGCCACAATCTAAAGCACTTGCTCACGCTTGAGTTAGTGAAGAACCACCTCCAAAACCTTCAAAACATCTATGTCCGTAGTTGCAGTCAAATGGAGGATATAATAGTaggagtagaagaagaagatataaatgaaaagaataatcCCATTCTCTGTTTTCCCAACTTTCGATGTTTGGAGTTGGTTGATCTACCAAAACTAAAGGGCATATGGAAGGGAACAATGACTTGTGATTCCCTTCAACACCTTTTAGTATTGAAATGTCGAAATCTTAAAAGGCTCCCTTTTGCGGTTTCGGTGCACATAAACGATGGTAATGGCCAAAGAAGAGCTTCAACACCACCCCTCAAGCAAATCGGAGGAGACAAAGAAtggtgggatggggtggaatgGGACACACATCCTCATGCCAAATCTGTTTTTCAACCCCTATTTGTACAAGGAAAAGGTTTCAGA TGGCTAAAAAACAATTGGGTCACAAGTCGTTGGAGAGAGACTGTGGACAATATATTTGAAGAAGTGTAA